In Malus sylvestris chromosome 16, drMalSylv7.2, whole genome shotgun sequence, the following are encoded in one genomic region:
- the LOC126607961 gene encoding ATP-citrate synthase alpha chain protein 1, with product MARKKIREYDSKRLLKEHFKRLAGRELPLKSAQITETTDVNELLEKESWLSSSKLVVKPDMLFGKRGKSGLVALNLDFAQVVDFVKERLGKEVEMGGCKGPITTFIVEPFIPHNEEFYLNIVSDRLGNSISFSECGGIDIEENWDKVKTIFVPTGVAFTSEVSAPLVATLPLEIKAELEDFIKAVFALFQDLDFTFLEMNPFALVDGKPYPLDMRGELDDTAAFKNFKKWGSIEFPMPFGRVMSPTEKFIHGLDEKTSASLKFTVLNPKGRIWTMVAGGGASVIYADTVGDLGFADELGNYAEYSGAPNEEEVLQYARVVIDCATSDPDGRKRALVIGGGIANFTDVAATFNGIIRALKEKESKLKAAQMHLYVRRGGPNYQRGLAKMRALAEEIGLPIEVYGPEATMTGICKQAIQCISAAA from the exons ATGGCACGTAAGAAGATCAGAGAGTACGACTCCAAGAGATTGTTGAAGGAGCACTTCAAGAGGCTCGCCGGCCGTGAATTGCCCCTTAAATCTGCCcag ATTACCGAAACAACCGATGTCAATGAGCTGCTGGAGAAGGAATCGTGGCTTTCATCTTCCAAACTCGTTGTCAAGCCTGACATGTTGTTCGGAAAGCGTGGGAAGAGCGGTTTGGTTGCCTTGAATCTTGATTTTGCTCAAGTTGTCGACTTTGTGAAGGAGCGCCTGGGCAAGGAG GTTGAGATGGGTGGCTGCAAAGGACCCATAACAACATTCATTGTTGAACCCTTCATTCCCCACAATGAAGAGTTTTACCTTAACATCGTCTCAGACCGACTTGGAAACAGCATAAGCTTCTCCGAGTGTGGAGGAATTGATATTGAGGAGAACTGGGATAAG GTTAAGACCATATTTGTCCCTACTGGAGTTGCTTTTACATCAGAAGTTTCTGCTCCACTTGTTGCAACCCTTCCCTTGGAG ATCAAAGCAGAACTTGAGGACTTTATCAAAGCCGTATTTGCTCTATTTCAAG ATTTGGACTTCACTTTTCTGGAGATGAATCCTTTTGCATTGGTTGATGGAAAGCCATATCCTTTGGATATGAGAGGCGAGCTGGATGACACTGCTGCTTTCAAGAACTTCAAAAA GTGGGGCAGTATTGAATTTCCAATGCCTTTTGGAAGAGTTATGAGTCCTACAGAGAAATTTATTCACGGGCTAGATGAAAAG ACAAGTGCATCTTTGAAATTCACAGTTCTGAACCCAAagggacgaatttggactatggtCGCTGGAGGAGGTGCAAGTGTCATCTATGCAGACACG GTTGGAGATCTTGGCTTTGCTGATGAGCTTGGAAACTACGCCGAATACAGTGGAGCACCCAATGAAGAGGAGGTGTTGCAGTACGCCAGAGTTGTGATTGAT TGTGCAACTTCTGACCCTGACGGCCGCAAGAGAGCCCTTGTAATTGGAGGAGGTATTGCTAACTTTACCGATGTAGCTGCAACATTCAATGGCATTATTCGTGCCTTGAAGGAGAAG GAATCTAAGCTTAAAGCCGCACAGATGCATCTTTACGTCAGGAGAGGAGGCCCTAACTACCAGAGGGGGCTTGCAAAAATGCGGGCACTTGCAGAGGAAATCGGCCTCCCTATTGAG GTCTATGGACCCGAAGCAACAATGACCGGTATTTGCAAACAGGCAATTCAGTGCATCTCCGCTGCTGCATAA